The following proteins are encoded in a genomic region of Cryptomeria japonica chromosome 11, Sugi_1.0, whole genome shotgun sequence:
- the LOC131067658 gene encoding glycosyltransferase family 92 protein At1g27200: MSNRIVSFMLICAILSGLTAYKVYRETFSWFQPENTSLRFQYAGVHNVLLYGKEPLQRRSSSDERLNIENLVLLPENQLLLLTRLPFMLSPKSDLECVFTGGIATQVIGIDYFDGRDAVRCGVPFSLPPLPLDVVLKDHRNLFSLQMTESRPLKWELMVYESIVTEKDVILFAKGINPRQGMNTPPGNLHCVFNNAVQTAVTVSVQEIFRCAHPPKHLRSKLSGAQISLKSSALQMPSVANYNPNRLVRKTGETKNAKKFLCACTMVFNAAKFMKEWIIYHSYLGVEEFFIYDNNSEDNLEEVINSLTGYSVSRRPWPWVKTQEAGFAHCALKAADKCEWMMFTDVDEFVFSHGWSDHESRNALQILLVNKTRESNSTLGQVSVNCRNFGPSNQTEHPAAGVTQGYTCRQRAEQRHKSIVLLEALSASLMNVIHHFELKDGYKSVALKSSEMVINHYKYQAWSEFKAKFRRRVSAYVADWKEEKNPASQDRAPGLGYQAVKPPLWEKKFCEVNDTSLLQFAAKVFSVKSGSLSLLQWQL, translated from the exons ATGTCCAATAGAATCGTTTCCTTCATGCTCATCTGCGCTATACTCTCAGGCTTGACAGCTTACAAAGTTTACCGAG AGACATTTTCATGGTTCCAGCCAGAAAATACTTCCCTGCGCTTTCAGTATGCTGGTGTGCACAATGTTTTATTATACGGCAAGGAACCGCTTCAAAGACGATCTTCCTCGGATGAGAGATTGAACATAGAAAATCTTGTCCTTCTTCCAGAAAACCAGTTGCTTTTGTTGACGCGCTTGCCCTTTATGCTGTCTCCAAAATCCGATCTTGAATGTGTTTTTACCGGTGGAATTGCTACTCAAGTGATTGGAATCGACTACTTTGACGGACGAGATGCAGTCCGATGTGGAGtacctttttctcttcctcctcttcctctggATGTTGTGTTGAAAGATCACAGAAATCTTTTCAGTCTGCAAATGACGGAGTCCCGGCCACTGAAATGGGAGCTCATGGTTTACGAGAGCATCGTGACGGAAAAAGACGTGATCTTGTTCGCCAAAGGAATTAATCCAAGGCAGGGCATGAACACTCCACCGGGAAATCTTCACTGCGTCTTTAACAACGCAGTACAGACAGCCGTCACAGTTTCCGTTCAAGAGATCTTCAGATGCGCTCATCCGCCAAAGCACCTCCGGTCTAAACTTTCCGGCGCTCAAATCAGTCTCAAATCCTCAGCTTTGCAGATGCCCTCGGTGGCGAATTATAACCCTAATCGCCTGGTTCGTAAAACAGGggaaacaaaaaatgcaaagaAGTTCCTTTGCGCCTGCACAATGGTCTTCAATGCGGCAAAATTCATGAAAGAGTGGATTATTTACCATTCCTATCTCGGAGTCGAGGAATTCTTCATCTACGACAACAACAGCGAGGACAATTTAGAAGAAGTGATAAATTCTCTGACCGGATACTCCGTCAGCCGGCGTCCATGGCCATGGGTGAAGACTCAGGAAGCCGGATTTGCGCACTGTGCTTTAAAGGCTGCAGATAAATGCGAGTGGATGATGTTCACAGATGTCGATGAATTCGTATTCTCTCACGGATGGTCCGATCATGAATCTCGCAACGCTCTTCAAATTTTGCTTGTTAATAAAACGCGGGAATCCAATTCAACCCTAGGGCAAGTTTCCGTCAATTGCCGGAACTTTGGTCCGTCGAATCAAACAGAGCACCCTGCGGCAGGGGTGACTCAGGGTTATACCTGCAGACAACGCGCAGAGCAGCGGCACAAATCAATTGTGCTTTTGGAAGCTTTATCTGCGTCTTTAATGAATGTTATCCATCATTTTGAGCTCAAGGACGGCTACAAAAGTGTAGCTTTGAAATCCTCAGAAATGGTGATAAACCATTATAAATACCAGGCATGGAGTGAATTCAAGGCAAAGTTCAGAAGAAGAGTGTCTGCATATGTGGCGGATTGGAAAGAAGAGAAGAATCCGGCGTCTCAAGATAGAGCTCCTGGTCTAGGTTATCAGGCCGTTAAGCCGCCATTGTGGGAGAAAAAGTTCTGTGAGGTGAATGATACTTCATTGCTACAGTTTGCAGCGAAGGTATTTTCGGTCAAATCTGGATCGCTTTCATTATTGCAGTGGCAGTTATAG